From Salipiger profundus, a single genomic window includes:
- a CDS encoding ABC transporter ATP-binding protein produces the protein MLLDVKGLSAAYGLVPALHRVDFHAMPGEVVGILGHNGMGKTTLMRSIMGYVKVTGGEINFDGKSILGTPVNARAKMGIGLVPQGRQIFPNLSVEENLHVAIPGNKTEVARTTDEMLELFPRLKRLLDRRGGALSGGEQQLLALARCLARHPRLMLLDEPTEGIQPSIIDEISETLASLTKKIDITIVLVEQNLDFITGLSDRVYAISNGVLDREIPKAELTDAGAVSAFMGFTA, from the coding sequence ATGCTGCTTGACGTAAAGGGCCTCTCGGCCGCCTACGGGCTCGTTCCGGCGCTGCACCGCGTCGATTTCCATGCCATGCCGGGCGAAGTGGTGGGTATCCTCGGCCACAACGGCATGGGCAAGACCACCCTGATGCGCTCGATCATGGGCTACGTGAAGGTGACGGGGGGCGAGATCAACTTCGACGGCAAGTCGATCCTCGGCACCCCGGTCAACGCGCGGGCCAAGATGGGCATCGGTCTCGTGCCGCAGGGCCGGCAGATCTTCCCCAACCTCAGCGTGGAAGAGAACCTGCACGTGGCGATCCCGGGCAACAAGACCGAGGTCGCCCGCACCACCGACGAGATGCTCGAGCTTTTCCCGCGCCTCAAGCGGCTGCTCGACCGGCGCGGCGGCGCGCTCTCGGGCGGCGAACAGCAGCTTCTGGCGCTCGCACGCTGCCTTGCGCGGCACCCGCGGCTGATGCTGCTCGACGAGCCGACCGAGGGCATCCAGCCGTCGATCATCGACGAGATCTCGGAGACGCTGGCAAGCCTCACGAAGAAGATCGACATCACCATCGTGCTGGTCGAGCAGAACCTCGACTTCATCACCGGCCTGTCGGACCGGGTCTACGCCATCTCGAACGGCGTGCTCGACCGCGAGATCCCGAAGGCGGAGCTGACCGATGCGGGTGCCGTGAGCGCCTTCATGGGCTTCACCGCCTGA
- a CDS encoding ABC transporter ATP-binding protein, whose translation MSEHILTTSGLTMRFGGVTAVDNVDFNLKDGELRCLLGPNGAGKSTFFKCLTGQLTPTEGTVTFAGQDITGAHTHQIVNLGVGIKTQVPNVFDGITAYENVRLSARRKHLKPMAKELTMHTLERCGITHLAKREVGLLSHGQRQLVELAMVLAGEPKLILLDEPAAGMTGDERDRLAQLVLESARSAAVVVVEHDMAFIRQIAKFVTVFNRGAIFREAMIDDIMQDREVQEIYLGKQANAA comes from the coding sequence ATGAGCGAGCACATTCTCACGACCAGCGGCCTCACCATGCGCTTCGGCGGTGTGACGGCGGTCGACAACGTGGACTTCAACCTCAAGGACGGGGAGCTGCGTTGCCTGCTGGGCCCGAACGGGGCGGGGAAGTCGACCTTCTTCAAATGCCTCACCGGCCAGCTGACGCCCACCGAAGGCACCGTGACCTTTGCCGGTCAGGACATCACCGGCGCGCATACGCACCAGATCGTCAACCTCGGCGTCGGCATCAAGACGCAGGTGCCCAATGTCTTCGACGGCATCACCGCCTATGAGAACGTGCGCCTGAGCGCCCGTCGCAAGCACCTCAAGCCGATGGCGAAGGAGCTTACGATGCACACGCTCGAGCGCTGCGGCATCACCCATCTGGCCAAGCGCGAGGTCGGGCTGCTGTCGCACGGCCAGCGTCAGCTCGTGGAGCTGGCGATGGTGCTGGCGGGCGAGCCGAAGCTCATCCTGCTCGACGAGCCCGCCGCCGGCATGACCGGCGACGAGCGCGACCGGCTGGCGCAGCTGGTGCTTGAATCGGCGCGCTCGGCGGCGGTGGTGGTGGTCGAGCACGACATGGCCTTCATCCGCCAGATCGCCAAGTTCGTCACCGTCTTCAACCGGGGCGCCATCTTCCGCGAGGCGATGATCGACGACATCATGCAGGACCGCGAAGTCCAGGAAATCTATCTGGGGAAACAGGCCAATGCTGCTTGA